The window TACCTTAAAGGAGAAGCAAATGGACAAAAAACTGCAGCATTGGTAAATGAAAAACAGTGAAAGTTTTTATACTGAGTTAGGTGCTGAGCTGTGTTATTCAATACTCACCCCCCACAAACTAAACTGCTGTTCGAATTCTTTCTCTCCTTCAAATATAATGTGAATTTTTAGCTGTGACAAGGAAAAATacacttttcattttgtttgcatACATGACACACTGGGCATAGATACTGAGCTTGTTAAATCTTTATAGGTGGCATGGCACAGAGTTCTCAAAATgatcaaattattaatattaccatttaaaaacaaattacattgtaaaaatattttatcttttcctCAAAGTAATAAAATTTAACTAATGACACAAATAATGacagcaaaaattaaaattaatcctGGTGTCGTACCACAGTGCTGTTCCCCTCCACTGAGCTCAGCTCTGGTACTGAATTTTTGGCGTAAATGGAAATGATAACCTGACTTCCCGTTTGATGCCAGTCAAACCTGCATGGTACAACCTTCTTTCCCTGTGTACACAAATAGAAAAATCATTAGTCAGTTAAAAACAATATCTGCTGACTAAGATATCCAAGccttaaacattttatttgttcattctgAAAGCTGAGTTAATTCTGGGTTCTAGAATTAAGCATTCTAGAACTCAGACGCTCTGCAACATTAAAACTGAAGCGTGTCATTTCTGCCTCACTTCAACAAATGGAATTATACAAATAATtactattttcaaacaggtttctggaAAACTGTAATAACTAAACTTTTGTGaagatacagtgcatctggaaagtattcacagcgcttcactttttccacattttatgttacagccttattccaaaatggattaaattcattattttcctcagaattctacaaacaataccccataatgacaacgtgaaagaaggttgtttgaaatctttgcaaatttattaaaacaaaccccccccccacacacacacacacacacacgtaaataagtattcacagcctttgctcaatactttgttgaagcacctttggcagcaattacagcctcaagtcttgagtatgatgttacaagcttggcacacctattttcgggcagtttctcccattcttctttgcaggacctctcaagctccaacaggttggatggggagcgtcggtgcacagccattttcagatctctccagagatgttcaatcgggtttaagtctgggctctggctgggccactcaaggacattcacagagttgtcccggagccactcctttgttatcttggctgtatgcttagggtcgttgtcctgttggaagatgaaccttcgccccagtctgaggtccagagcgctctggagcaggttttcaccaaggatgtctctgtacattgctgcattcatctttccctcgatcctgactagtctcccagttcctgccactgaaaaacatccccacagcatgatgctgccaccaccatgcttcactgtagggatggtattggccaggtgatgagcggtgcctggtttcctccagacatgacacttgccattcaggccaaagagttcaatctttgtttctcatggtctgagagtcctccaggcgggctgtcatgtgccttttactgaggagtggcttccgtctggccactctaccatacaggcctgattggtggagtgctgcagagatggttgttcttctggaaggttctgctctctccacagagaaacgctggagctctgtcagagtgaccatcgggttcttggtcgcCTCCCTGACAAATGCCCTTCTCttccgatcgctcagtttggccaggcggccagctctaggaagtgtcctggtggttccaaacttcttccatttatggatgatggaggccactgtgctcactgggaccttcaatgctgcagaaatttttctgtacccttccccaaatctgtgcctcgatacaatcctgtctcagaggtctacagacaattccttggacttcatggcttggtttgtgctctgacatgcactgttaactgtgggacattatatagacaggtgtgtgcctttccaaatcatgtccaatcaactgaatttatcacaggtggactccaatcaagttgtagaaacatctcaaggatgatcagtgaaaacaggatgcacctgagctcgattttgagtgtcatggcaaaggctgtgaatacttatgtacatgtgattttattcattttttatttttaataaatttgcaaagatttcaaacaaacttctttcacgttgtcattatggggtattgtttgtagaattttgaggaaaataatgaatttaatccattttggaataaggctgcaacataacaaaatgtggaaaaagtgaagcgctgtgaatactttctggatgcaatGTATAGTAGCACTGATGTCATTGGTTGCTTAAAATGTGCGagcaaaaaatgaatgaaataaattcCAGATTTTTCAATAATATAGTGCTATGCACTTTAAATCTCATGGTAGACACTGACTGTATTTTTCTTCTTCCACTGATGCTTTCCTCGGGTACAACCCTCCTGAGACAGAAACGTGTTGAAGTCTGAGGTTTTCCTCTTACAGCAGCTCCAATATTTCATCCTTTTGAGGAAAGACAAAAAAAGGGTTCTTAACTGCAGAGCTCACAGGCATAATTTATCAGAGATTTCTTTATCTACACTTTGAGTAATATTCAGCCCTGACTGGTAGCTAATTTACCCTTCATGGAAGATAGGAACTCCAGTGTGATACAAACACGTCTCATCATCGCTGGCTGGTCCACTAAAagtctgaaaaacaaaataatgaaaatcCATTTGTTTATGATGGGCTAAAGAGACTTAACTCAATGTACCGTGGTATCTAATCAGAGATGTGGGCAAAACACCAGAATGAACAATACCTTACTGCAGCCTCCATTCTTACAAGATGTCCCTATCTTAATTTCATCACTGTCCTCTTCTATAATacaagaaatagaataaaatcctTAAGAATAAAAGGATAGGATAAAACTTAATTTTTTCCCCTGGGGAAACTTGAGGTGTTACAGAAGTAGACATAAATCAGACAATATGAGTTAACAATAAATACTGAATACACCACAATACAGTACAAATGCAATGAATATTGAGAAAACAGTAAGAAAAGAATAAAATTTATAGtgcaaataaatgtccaaataacAGGCCCATGTATTATTActtttatgaattatttttattagtagtattacCTTTTGTCTCCTGTGCACTATCCTCAGTTAATTTAAGCTTCTCTAAGGCTTGTTTCAGTGAAGGAGAGATCTTCAGTTGCAGTGTTGAGAAAGGCTCATCTGGACTACAAAGACGATAAAAATGGTCATTGTCAGTGATTTATCTCAAAGAGGTTGTGGCATCAATGAGGATTTTGGGTgggactatttttttttctctccttttttccctaatttggaatgcccaatccccaaagtcctcgtggtggtgtagtgactccgcgtctgagaccgtcaatccgagcatcttatcatgtggcttgttgagcgcgttaccgtggagatgtagcacgtgGAGGCCCActctattctccgtggcatccacgcacaactcaccacgtgccccactgagagcgagaaccacacattaaagcgaccacgaggtggttaccccatgcggcccaatttggttgcttaggagacctgactgtagccactcagcacgccctggattcgaactcgcgactccaggggtggtagtcagcgtcaataattgctgagctacccaggcccccaaggctGGTGGACTATTAATGAGAACACATTGTTCTCAATTTTAGATTTAATGTTGCATTactttttcttctgaaaatctgaACTAATGagtcagaaaataaaaaaagagggaaGGCGCTGTGCTCTTCAAGTGTGCTTTTACCTTGGTCGCTGGATGGGTTCCAGAGGTTTTGGTGCTTGGGTGATGCATTCATCAAACTTTGGTTTCAGATCGTTGACGTTCTTATCCGCAGAGGACTTCACCTCTGGTTTAATAGGCTCAACGGGCTTCTCTTGATTATGAGGGCCTTTCGTGCAACCCTAAAATACAGTTTCATTCATAAAGATCTGATCCTGATCTCAGGCCAGTTAAAAATGATTAAAGGTATTTTAAAATCAGATGAGCAAACATTTGAAGCCATCTAtgaaacagggttcccacacctttggacttgaggtagaccaatatatcggttttaccgattaatcggtgcagatagttgcttttagGAACTTTATCACTTGTAGGCAAAAAAATATGCCAGTAGTTgctgatagtttaaaaaaaaataattttgtcatttcaaaataagaattcCTGGGTTGATAATATGGAAGTgtcccgtgttatgcaccaaagCTTAATTttgtctggttattattgggattttggttgaacattaAACTGcgtctgggattttattaatttaggactctttgtctgcgCCCGTCatcaactcagcaaaaaaagaaactgcaggacactgtattttaaagataattttgtaaaaatccaaataactttacagatctttattgtaaagggtttaaacaatgttttccatgcttgttcaatgaacatgcacctgtggaacggtcgttaagacactaacagcttacagatggtaggcaattaaggtcaaagttataaaaacttaggacactaaagagacctttctactgactctgaaaaacaccaaaagaatgatgcccagggtccctgctcatctgcgtgaatgtgccttaggcatgctgcatgaagGCATGAgggctgcagatgtggccagggcaataaattgcaatatctgtactgtgagatgcctaagacagcactacagggagacaggaaggacagctgattgtccttgcagtggcagaccatgtgtaacaacacctgcacaggatcggtacatccgaatatcacacctgcgggacaggtacagaatgGCAACAACTGCCGCCTgtgttacaccaggaatgcacaatccctccatcagtgctcagactgtccgcaataggctgagagaggctggaatgagggcttataggcctgttgtaaggcaggtccttaccagacatcaccggcaacaacgtcacctatgggcacaaacccaccatcgctggaccagacaggactggcaaaaagtgctcttcactgacgagtcacggttttgtctcaccaggagtgatggttggactcgcgtttatcgtcgaaggaatgagcgttacactgaggcctgtactctggagtgggaccgacttggaggtggagggtccgtcatggtctggggcagtgtgtcacagcataatcggactgagcttgttgtcattgcaggcaatctcaacactgtgcgttacagggaagacattctcctccctcatgtggtacccttcctgcaggctcatcctgacatgaccctccagcatgacaatgccaccagccacactgctcattctgtgtgtgatttcctgcaagacaggaatgtcagtgttctgccatagccagtgaagagcctggatctcaatcccattgagcacgtctgggacctgttggatcggagggtgagggctagggccattccccccagaaatgtctgggaacttgcaagtgccttggtggaagagtggggtaacatctcacagcaagaactggcaaatctggtgcagtccatgaggaggagatgcactgcagtacttaatgcagctggtggccacaccagatactgactgttaccttTGTTaccaaatatttacacatgtaaagtttgctgaaaataaaagcagttgaaagtgagaggacgtttctttttttgctgagtttagtaaggaaagaatacaatttttttaattttttttttttacaattgataaatcgattttaaaaactatcggccaattaatcagtGTGAAGagaaggagggcatggccagaCCGTAAGgctgcatggccggcgctgaatcagctgatcagcaggaaagcgagataaaggggagccggagacgtcAGTTTGAGAGAGACGCAAgcagccgcgctgcatgtgtgtctctttgtttatgtttgttttatgttgagtttcacATTAAACTtggtttactgttcagccggttcccaccacctccttgcccatccttatactgttacaatcaGTTATCTGTCTTTCCCAGCACCTTAGTTATAGGTATTGGCAAAATTATCTATCGGTCGACATCTACTTTCGACTAATGAATGAATGGATTAATGGataagattttaaaaatatattttatagggACTGGTCTCATGAATAGCAATTTtagtcaattaaatattttagagctaagCCTGACTGTAAAAACCCATATTCACTAtacaaattttcatgacttttcaagtacttttcaatattttattaaacttcAAGACTTTCCTGAGCCTGGAAATCACTATTTTAAAATCCACTGACATTCCCAGGTTTTCCACAACTGTGGAAAGTCCCACTGGGAACCCTGATGAAAACATGATTTCAGTCTCGTGCAATGTAGTACTTACAGCAATACTGAGGAAATCTGAAAAGTCTGTTGTTCGTCTCTTGCAGCAAGACCAACCCTGGGAATCAATGTAGGAAAATATTTAATAGCTTAAACTCTGagtcaggggcatagattccggtGGGAATGgcggggaggtaacccccccagtaatcaaaacaagcaagtacaacccccccattatttataccatgatcaatggaaacatgcaaatgcttatcgctgcaacccccccaatgttcaagccaaatctacgcccttgctctGAGTAATGGCAACAATCAACAACAGCAAGGTTATACTTCCCATTAAAGTGAACTGTTCTTCTCACATCTCCATACCTTCAATGCATCATGAAACACAGGCACTCCAGGGTGGTATGTGCATGCATCTGTGTATAAGAAGACACCGatagctcctgtcaccaagacaaatcccttgtacagttgtgctcaaaagtttgcataccctggcagaaattgtgaaattttggcattgattttgaaaatatgtctgatCATAcaatagtcttttatttaaggatagtgatcatatgaagccatttattatcacatagttgtttggctcctttttaaatcataatggtaacagaaatcacccaaatggccctgatcaaaagtttacatacccttgaatgtttggccttgttacagacacacaaggtgacacacacaggtttaaatggcaattaacctttaatttcccatacctgtggctttttaaattgcaattagtgtctgtgtataaatagtcaatgagtttgttagatctcacgtggatgcactgatcaggctagatactgagccatggggagcagaaaagaactgtcaaaagacctgcgtaacaaggtaatggaactttataaagatggaaaaggatataaaaatatatccaaagccttgaaaatggcagtcagtactgttcaatcacttctaaaaaagtggaaaattcgaggatctcttgatgttaaggtcaggtagaccaagaaagatttcagccacaactgccagaagaattgttcaggatacaaagaaaaacccacaagtaacctcagaagaaatacaggctgctctggaaaaagacagtgtggttgtttcaaggagcacaatatggcgatacttgaacaaaatgagctgcatggtcgagttgccagaaagaagcctttactgcaccaatgccacaaaaaagcccagttacaatatgcccgacaacatgcctcacagcttctggcacactgtaatttggagtgacgagaccaaaatagtgctttatggtcacaaccataagcactatgtttggaaaggggtcaacaagtattgtgccccttgaaacaaccacactgtctttttccagagcagcctgtatttctcctgaggttacctctgggtttttctttgtatcccgaacaattcttctggcagttgtggctgaaatctttcttggtctacctgacattggcttggtatcaagagatccccgaattttccacttcttaataagtgactgaacagtactgactgccattttcaaggctttggatatatttttatatcctttcccatctttataaatttccattaccttgttacacaggtcttttgacagttattttctgctccccatggctcagtatctagcctgatcagtgcatccacgtgaaaaagccacaggtgtgggaaattaacctttaattgccatttaaacctgtgtgtcaccttgtgtgtctgtaacaaggccaaacattcaagggtatgtaaactgctgatcagggccatttgggtgatttctgttatcattatgatttaaaaaggagctaaacgactatgtgataataaatggcttcatatgatcactatccttaaataaaatacttgtttttttttttttttttttgcatgatcaatcatattttcaaaatcaatgccaaaatttcacaatttctgccagggtatgcaaacttttgggcacaaatgtatgtgtaagcatacttcgcaataaagctgattcagaTAGAGTCAAATGTAATATCACAAAGTTATAGTCACGTTTGTGTAGATCAACTCCAATACTGCCtatgatttgaaaaaaaaaaaaaaaaaaggcatgattTTGGAATAAAGTCAGCAATGCCACCAATAACTTACCTTGCAGGACCGTTCATGGGGAAGTTCATATAGCAAATGCGTGTTTATAAGCCACTTAAagctataaataataatttatctaaAACAAAGTTAACACAAATTTGTGCTATTCAAGAATCGTTATTCAAACAAATTAAGTAAAGtttcaatataattaatatagGCTATGGCTCGTTTTCATAAATATCACATATTTATtaccaaatgtaaacaaaatatatGGTATTAAACACAACTGTCTGGCTTTCTTGTCTCATTCACCCTGCTACCTTCCATAGCAACCCAGTTCATGTTTGTTATCAAAAGTATTACCATCCGAATTCTTCTCCGGATCAAAACGTTGTCCACATCCCTTGTTGTAACAAAGCACAGACATGAtgtttgacaaaaaaaataaaaataaaactcttaTTCTAAAAACGTGTCCAAGGAGAGCGGGAATAATCCGAAGTCTTCACTAGCTAACTCACCACTGCCTCTTTTCCGTAGTGAGGCCCCTTCCGGCCTCTTCCGTGAATTTCCGTAAGTTGTCGTGCGCAACTTCGGCTCTGCTCGTGTCTTTTCGGCACGTCTCGAAAATTCTATggttgtgtctcgtttcgaaggctgcgtgctaggtaggacgcgtcctttgaaggctgcagtataccgagcgtcctcatttaaacaagtctcgtttaaacgagacggccttcgtaggacaaacggaaacagaacgtatcatggttgctatgacaacacaccattctttaacaagcgcgagagctttgagtgagaagggaacaaagtccctttagaagggaatgtatgaggtacattttaggagagttataatgatgtaaagagaaaagaaaatagattttacaggtttacttttagtctaatactttattttaattatatattaatataattagacatagtatatactctgcacccatctactgaggtacttcaacttgagaattaacattccttgcgtttgaacatcatatttacaggcaaattggcgttattttttttttacatttccgttgaagcaaagaattatgGGTTATgtgtgcccacgaaggatacacctcatgcatcctccaaattcccgtgaaTGAAGGTcacattcaaagtgtcctactcgcttttatgaaacgagacagtctcgatgacgtatgcagatccaaacgagacacagcccatgGGATCAAAATGCCGCCAAATGtatgcggtcacggatccaaaaataataagcgtgaatcaaaataataataagcgcagataaaaacaaataataagcgcaaaaataaataaaaagcgcagatcaaaataataagaacagataaaaaa of the Myxocyprinus asiaticus isolate MX2 ecotype Aquarium Trade chromosome 42, UBuf_Myxa_2, whole genome shotgun sequence genome contains:
- the LOC127432940 gene encoding cysteine and histidine-rich domain-containing protein 1-like isoform X1 yields the protein MSVLCYNKGCGQRFDPEKNSDGSIGVDLHKHACTYHPGVPVFHDALKGWSCCKRRTTDFSDFLSIAGCTKGPHNQEKPVEPIKPEVKSSADKNVNDLKPKFDECITQAPKPLEPIQRPSPDEPFSTLQLKISPSLKQALEKLKLTEDSAQETKEEDSDEIKIGTSCKNGGCSKTFSGPASDDETCLYHTGVPIFHEGMKYWSCCKRKTSDFNTFLSQEGCTRGKHQWKKKNTGKKVVPCRFDWHQTGSQVIISIYAKNSVPELSSVEGNSTVLKIHIIFEGEKEFEQQFSLWGVIDASKSLVSMMASKIEVVLKKAEPMSWARLDLPPVPDAPPKEKEKEKDIESEDECND
- the LOC127432940 gene encoding cysteine and histidine-rich domain-containing protein 1-like isoform X2, giving the protein MSVLCYNKGCGQRFDPEKNSDDACTYHPGVPVFHDALKGWSCCKRRTTDFSDFLSIAGCTKGPHNQEKPVEPIKPEVKSSADKNVNDLKPKFDECITQAPKPLEPIQRPSPDEPFSTLQLKISPSLKQALEKLKLTEDSAQETKEEDSDEIKIGTSCKNGGCSKTFSGPASDDETCLYHTGVPIFHEGMKYWSCCKRKTSDFNTFLSQEGCTRGKHQWKKKNTGKKVVPCRFDWHQTGSQVIISIYAKNSVPELSSVEGNSTVLKIHIIFEGEKEFEQQFSLWGVIDASKSLVSMMASKIEVVLKKAEPMSWARLDLPPVPDAPPKEKEKEKDIESEDECND